The segment AGGACAGACCATCTTTTGGAACGGGAACACTATTCACCGGGGAGTGATGCCGGCAGGGATGCAGGAGCGTCTGACCCTGTGTGGTAGTTTAGTCAAACATCACGCGGACGATCCACCTGAGATGTTGGATGAACGCTTCAGATGGCGTCTGGCGGATAACGTGCGGGAGGCCCTGCCTGAGAAAATCCAGCTTTATTACGATCGTTGGAAGCGGTTGCAGATTGTCGATTGAAAATTCTAACGCTTGGAGGTTTCAAAATCAGATAAAGAACGAAACAATCTATAAGGGCAATTTACCAAAAAATCCTTTAGGTCTAAAGCCTAAGCATTAATACTTGGGATACAGATTGCTTTAGCAAGTTTTATGCTTGAAATCATGTNNNNNNNNNNNNNNNNNNNNNNNNNNNNNNNNNNNNNNNNNNNNNNNNNNNNNNNNNNNNNNNNNNNNNNNNNNNNNNNNNNNNNNNNNNNNNNNNNNNNNNNNNNNNNNNNNNNNNNNNNNNNNNNNNNNNNNNNNNNNNNNNNNNNNNNNNNNNNNNNNNNNNNNNNNNNNNNNNNNNNNNNNNNNNNNNNNNNNNNNNNNNNNNNNNNNNNNNNNCGTGGGCCTGTTAAGGTGAGATCCCTTAACTGTGAACACGGCTGGCACAGCGTGTAAGAATCCCAATCCTTTTAGGTTTAGGAGCACGTCAAATACCCGTTTTCTAGTCCTAACAGTATGACAAGGCGCAACTTGCGTCACTCAATGCTATAGGGTTAGGACTTACGCATTTCCTCTTAAAGTCCCCCTGATAAGGGGGATTTAGGGGGTTAGATGCAACCAAATAACGATTTTTCAGCAAAATACGCCAATTTTCTGTTCAATTTGCGTAAGTCCTGAGGGTATTACATCAATTCACCACGCCGTTGTATTCACACGCCGAACTCTACCATCCCGTCCGCGAAACAGCAGGTGCCCATGTTGACAGGCATACTCGTGCAATCGCTTTGTGATCTCGACATCCTTGCGACAGTATTCCGCAACCAGATCAACCCTGCCCGCTTTCCACCATCGCAGAGACTGCAACCCATCCGCTGACTTGGACTCTCTCAACGTCTCCCTCGCAAGCGCATCAAGACTGAGGCGAAATCCCAGGGCACGTCTGACGTGTTCCAACATATCAAAAGTTGGCAACTGCCACAAGTTTATCGGTGTATATGGACGAAGGACAACATAATCAAAACCCTTAAGATTAAATCCAACGACGAGGTCTGCTTTTGTGAGTTGATTTATCAGTTGCGCAACACCCGCCTCTTGAAAAGTTGTGTATTGCTGATCGGCGGTACTATATGTCGCAGCGATAGCGAGTTTCATCCGGTCAATATATGACCAACCGCCAACTTCTTGGGCGGATTTTTGTGTTTCCAAATCAAAATAGATGATGTTTCTTCGATCTTCTTCTGTATTTCTATCAACAATGTGCATGTTGTGCTTGTAATTCTCCGCATTTGTAATATAGCAATGACCGATAACCTCTCCTTGACACGGTTTGTTTCCCGTGATAGGATAAAGGAGGAATTCGAAAGTAAATGAGTTAATGCGTGTATTTGCTTGTATTCTATTTTACGCATTACGCCCGGAGCACACAATGAAAATCGTTATTGCCCCTGATTCGTTCAAAGGCAGCCTGACCGCATTGCAAGCAGCAGAAGCAATAGAAGTCGGTTTGCGCCGTGTGTTTCCTGATGCGGCTATTGAAAAAGTACCGATGGCAGATGGTGGTGAGGGCACGGTGCAATCTCTTGTCGATGCAACTGATGGAGAGATTTTAACTGCACAGGTGCTGGATCCGCTTGGCAACTCAATCGATGCCCAATATGGGGTGCTCGGCGATAGAGTCACAGCGGTTATCGAAATGGCGGCGGCATCTGGCTTAACACTTGTTCCTCCTGATAAACGCGACCCACGCATCACAACAACCTACGGCACAGGAGAGCTTATTCGAGCTGCCCTAGCGCAAGGATGTCGAAAATTGATCATTGGGATCGGTGGCAGTGCGACAAATGATGGCGGCGCAGGTATGGCACAAGCCCTTGGCGCAAGGCTACTCACAGCAAGTGGTGAGCAGATAAAACCGGGGGGCAGCTCTCTCGCGACACTCAGTTCAATCGACCTTTCCGAACTGGATTCGCGCATCGCTGAAACAGAAACTGTGGTCGCCTGTGATGTCAATAACCCACTCACAGGCAAACAAGGTGCCTCGCATGTCTATGGACCTCAAAAGGGCGCAACTCCTGAAATGATCGAGGTGCTGGATGCGAATTTAACACATTTTGACAAGATCGTGCAGCGAGACCTCAGTAAATCTGTGGGGAACGTCGCCGGGGCAGGTGCCGCCGGCGGATTAGGTGCAGGCTTAATGGCTTTTCTAGATGCATCGTTAAAATCGGGTATTGAAATCGTCACCGAGGCGACCCAATTGAGTAAGCGCGTCGCAGGTGCAGATCTTGTTCTTACTGGTGAAGGACAGATTAACTTTCAAACTGTTTTCGGCAAAACACCTGTTGGAGTTGCGAAGGTTGCAAAGATACATCACATCCCTGTGATTGCGATAGCCGGTAGTATCGCTGATAATTCTGATGGCGTCTATGATGCAGGAATTGATGCGATGATTGATATTGTCCCCGAACCGATGGCTCTGGAAACGGCGATTGAAAACGCAACAACACTCATCGAAACCGCAGCAGAACGTGCTGGGCGTATGGTCGCCACCGGCATAAAAATCAAACTCAGTTGAACGGTTATTTATTTCGCAACCACCGTCGACAAGAACTATGGATAATTTCTGATATGTGCGTTGTGAGTTACGTTTTTTTGCAGGAATGGTTTCCGGTCTGATTTCCGAGACACATCAAGATGGCGAAAAACTGCAATCACGAACCGCTTCGTAGCACACGCTATCCCACTTGAAGAATGAGAAGGCTTTAAATGTGCGGCGGGCTGTCCAAGCCTAGCACCAAGTAGCTGGAGATTCACTCCTGAAGATTCAATACAGATTAAAAAAGCGAAGGATTTATCTCTGTTCAGCAACGAAAAATCGCAGGGGTAAAAATAAGATGCGAATCGCTATCAGTATAATTGGACTGCTGATCTTGTGTACAGGAGGTGCTGTCGCCGCATTTAATGATATCGGTGTAGGGGCACGACCACTCGGAATGGGAGGTGCGTTCG is part of the Candidatus Poribacteria bacterium genome and harbors:
- a CDS encoding glycerate kinase, translated to MKIVIAPDSFKGSLTALQAAEAIEVGLRRVFPDAAIEKVPMADGGEGTVQSLVDATDGEILTAQVLDPLGNSIDAQYGVLGDRVTAVIEMAAASGLTLVPPDKRDPRITTTYGTGELIRAALAQGCRKLIIGIGGSATNDGGAGMAQALGARLLTASGEQIKPGGSSLATLSSIDLSELDSRIAETETVVACDVNNPLTGKQGASHVYGPQKGATPEMIEVLDANLTHFDKIVQRDLSKSVGNVAGAGAAGGLGAGLMAFLDASLKSGIEIVTEATQLSKRVAGADLVLTGEGQINFQTVFGKTPVGVAKVAKIHHIPVIAIAGSIADNSDGVYDAGIDAMIDIVPEPMALETAIENATTLIETAAERAGRMVATGIKIKLS
- a CDS encoding ribonuclease H-like domain-containing protein, yielding MHIVDRNTEEDRRNIIYFDLETQKSAQEVGGWSYIDRMKLAIAATYSTADQQYTTFQEAGVAQLINQLTKADLVVGFNLKGFDYVVLRPYTPINLWQLPTFDMLEHVRRALGFRLSLDALARETLRESKSADGLQSLRWWKAGRVDLVAEYCRKDVEITKRLHEYACQHGHLLFRGRDGRVRRVNTTAW